A stretch of Mucilaginibacter terrae DNA encodes these proteins:
- a CDS encoding peptidase, whose amino-acid sequence MTYCLGIKVKEGLVAIADTRITSGNDVTIKKKLTTLQKPDCSIFIMTSGLRSVRDKAIVYFDELLEGNIEEYNKMYKVVNAFGEQVKRVGEEDRETLEKAGFKFNLNTIIGGQMKDDEEHKLFLLYPEGNWVELGQGAPYVIIGNAAQGKAILNRILNEDTSMKLALKAGFLSFDSTRISAADVDFPIDVALYKNGSFDMIEHHFEQEDLSAVSARWDKELKTALKNIPNQWMDTVLNKIGKPTKKRKKV is encoded by the coding sequence ATGACTTACTGCTTAGGCATTAAAGTAAAAGAAGGCCTGGTGGCCATTGCCGATACACGCATAACTTCGGGTAATGATGTTACCATCAAAAAAAAGCTAACCACGCTTCAAAAACCCGATTGCTCCATATTTATCATGACCAGCGGCCTGCGCTCGGTGCGCGATAAAGCCATTGTTTATTTTGATGAGTTACTGGAGGGCAACATTGAAGAGTACAACAAAATGTATAAAGTGGTGAATGCCTTTGGTGAGCAGGTTAAACGCGTAGGCGAAGAAGACCGCGAAACATTGGAAAAGGCCGGCTTTAAATTTAACCTTAACACCATCATAGGTGGACAAATGAAGGATGATGAAGAGCACAAACTCTTCCTGCTTTATCCCGAAGGTAACTGGGTTGAACTGGGGCAAGGTGCGCCTTATGTAATAATTGGCAATGCGGCACAAGGTAAAGCCATTTTAAACCGTATATTGAACGAGGATACCAGTATGAAATTGGCACTCAAAGCCGGTTTTCTATCATTCGACTCAACCCGGATCAGCGCTGCTGATGTTGATTTTCCGATTGATGTAGCACTGTATAAAAACGGCAGCTTTGATATGATAGAGCACCATTTTGAGCAGGAAGACCTTTCGGCCGTATCGGCGCGGTGGGATAAAGAATTAAAAACAGCGTTGAAGAATATTCCAAACCAATGGATGGATACGGTGTTGAACAAAATTGGAAAGCCAACAAAAAAACGTAAAAAAGTATGA
- a CDS encoding tetratricopeptide repeat protein, whose product MEDEYEFGFSEDPKFSVERYEEMIRNHDQYFFDAQAFENIIDYYIERNDPAKALQVVEYAKSQHPFAAVFLIKQAQLLVVTNKVAEAFTALDKAALLEASDADIYIIRGNLYESMDRYTEALENYEKALGMAEETDDILLHMAYVHQNMGDYEMAIHYLKECLKQNMENQDALYELAFCYDVIDNQQESIQFYQQYIDNEPYSYAAWYNLGNAYTKLGLFEKAIDAYDYAILIKDSFASAYFNKGNALVNLEKYAEAIEVYRQTFEYEQPNADTYCAIGECYEKLEQMDEARAFYKKAVRMDSKLADAWFGIGVTLDFEERYFEALHFYRKALDLDIINADYWFAIADAEYKLGHLPEAELAYEKVVELNPLDVDAWLDYSSIMYEQERLIDAIEVIANAIKNNPEAAELYYRMVAYLFAKGDYNEALANLELALTTDPEKHYILFDYLPQLQKNKVILDIINRYTR is encoded by the coding sequence ATGGAAGATGAATATGAATTTGGCTTTAGCGAAGACCCTAAGTTTTCGGTAGAGCGCTATGAAGAGATGATTCGTAATCATGACCAGTACTTTTTTGATGCCCAGGCATTTGAAAACATCATTGATTACTACATCGAGAGAAACGACCCGGCAAAGGCACTCCAGGTGGTGGAGTATGCCAAAAGCCAGCACCCGTTTGCCGCCGTATTTTTAATAAAACAAGCCCAGTTACTGGTAGTAACCAACAAGGTAGCCGAAGCATTTACCGCTTTGGATAAAGCCGCCCTGCTTGAAGCATCGGATGCGGATATATATATCATCAGGGGTAACCTTTACGAAAGCATGGACCGCTATACCGAAGCACTCGAAAATTACGAGAAGGCATTGGGCATGGCCGAAGAAACCGACGATATATTGCTGCATATGGCCTACGTTCATCAAAACATGGGCGATTATGAAATGGCTATTCATTACCTAAAAGAGTGCCTCAAGCAAAATATGGAGAACCAGGATGCCTTGTACGAGCTGGCATTTTGTTATGATGTAATTGATAACCAGCAGGAAAGTATCCAGTTTTACCAGCAATATATTGATAATGAGCCTTACAGCTATGCAGCCTGGTATAACCTGGGTAATGCATACACCAAGTTAGGCTTGTTTGAAAAAGCCATTGATGCCTATGATTATGCTATACTCATTAAAGATAGCTTTGCATCGGCTTACTTTAATAAGGGTAATGCACTGGTAAACCTCGAAAAATATGCTGAGGCGATTGAGGTATACCGCCAAACTTTTGAGTACGAACAGCCCAATGCCGATACCTATTGTGCTATTGGTGAGTGCTACGAAAAGCTGGAGCAAATGGACGAAGCCCGTGCCTTTTACAAAAAGGCCGTGCGTATGGACAGTAAGCTGGCCGATGCCTGGTTTGGAATTGGCGTAACACTTGATTTTGAAGAGCGGTATTTTGAAGCCCTGCACTTTTATCGAAAAGCGCTCGATCTGGATATTATTAACGCCGATTATTGGTTTGCCATTGCCGATGCCGAATACAAACTTGGTCACCTGCCCGAAGCTGAATTGGCTTATGAAAAGGTAGTGGAGCTAAATCCGCTGGATGTTGATGCCTGGTTGGATTACTCAAGCATTATGTATGAGCAGGAGCGCCTGATCGACGCCATTGAAGTAATTGCCAATGCCATCAAAAACAACCCCGAGGCTGCCGAATTGTATTACCGCATGGTAGCATACCTGTTTGCCAAAGGAGATTATAACGAGGCGCTGGCTAACCTTGAACTGGCCTTAACAACTGATCCGGAAAAGCATTATATTTTGTTTGATTACCTGCCGCAGTTGCAAAAGAACAAGGTTATACTGGATATTATTAACCGTTACACACGCTAA
- a CDS encoding transglutaminase-like domain-containing protein, protein MKFRVAGTLGYEVLKPTTFILNIHALRTPAQAVLEETFTVDPYYKIEEIAPQHGESRFIRLEVPEPCTVNIAYSAVIDTSFKQTPTANLIKVPIAEMDASVLPYLFPSRYCQSDKLFRFANNKFGYIDNAFERLLALTNWIHDNVEYLSGSTNSQTSAYDTVAELAGVCRDFAHLGIALCRALDIPARYFTGYAYQLNPPDFHACFEAYIGSEWIIFDATKLVPLNGLVKIATGRDAADAAIASIFGEVNFMGISASCELADDNFQPVFYEGQKIEGLTYL, encoded by the coding sequence ATGAAATTCAGGGTTGCAGGCACATTAGGATACGAGGTACTTAAACCTACTACTTTTATTCTTAACATACATGCCCTGCGAACTCCCGCCCAGGCTGTGCTTGAGGAAACTTTTACGGTTGATCCCTATTATAAAATTGAAGAAATTGCACCTCAACATGGCGAAAGCCGCTTTATAAGGCTTGAGGTGCCCGAACCCTGCACCGTAAACATAGCTTACAGTGCAGTTATCGATACCTCGTTCAAGCAAACCCCTACCGCAAACCTGATCAAGGTACCCATTGCCGAAATGGATGCATCGGTGCTGCCTTATCTTTTCCCCAGTCGTTACTGCCAATCGGATAAGTTATTTCGTTTTGCAAACAACAAGTTTGGCTACATTGATAATGCTTTTGAACGTCTTTTAGCGCTAACCAATTGGATACACGACAACGTAGAATACCTGAGCGGCTCTACCAACTCGCAAACATCGGCCTATGATACCGTTGCCGAGCTGGCCGGCGTTTGCCGCGATTTTGCCCATTTAGGTATTGCTCTTTGCCGCGCGCTCGATATTCCTGCCCGGTATTTTACCGGCTATGCCTATCAACTTAATCCGCCCGATTTTCATGCCTGTTTTGAGGCCTACATAGGCAGCGAGTGGATCATATTTGATGCCACTAAACTGGTGCCACTAAATGGCCTGGTAAAAATAGCTACCGGACGCGATGCCGCTGATGCTGCCATAGCCAGCATATTTGGTGAAGTAAATTTCATGGGCATATCGGCTTCCTGCGAACTGGCTGATGATAATTTTCAGCCTGTGTTTTATGAAGGGCAAAAAATTGAGGGATTAACTTACCTTTAA
- a CDS encoding pyruvate dehydrogenase complex E1 component subunit beta, giving the protein MREIQFREALREAMNEEMRKDENIYLMGEEVAEYNGAYKVSQGMLDEFGAKRVIDTPISELGFAGIAIGSAMNGLRPIVEFMTFNFSLVAIDQIINGAAKMMSMSGGQFSVPAVFRGPTGNAGMLSSQHSQCFENWYANCPGLKVVVPSNPYDAKGLLKSAIIDPDPVIFMESELMYGDKGEVPEEEYYIEIGKADVTKQGTDVTLVGFGKIMKVVNAAAAELEKEGISAEVIDLRTVRPIDYPAIIESVKKTNRLVLVEESWPLGSIATEIAFKVQKDAFDYLDAPILRIMGGDVPLPYAPTLIQEYLPNAERVIKAVKEVMYVNK; this is encoded by the coding sequence ATGAGAGAAATACAATTCAGAGAAGCACTTCGTGAAGCGATGAACGAAGAAATGCGTAAGGACGAAAACATATACCTGATGGGTGAAGAAGTTGCCGAATATAACGGTGCTTACAAAGTTAGCCAGGGCATGTTAGATGAGTTTGGTGCTAAACGTGTTATCGACACTCCTATCTCTGAGCTGGGTTTTGCCGGTATAGCCATTGGTTCGGCCATGAATGGCTTACGCCCTATAGTTGAGTTCATGACGTTCAACTTCTCACTGGTTGCTATTGACCAGATCATCAATGGCGCTGCCAAAATGATGAGTATGAGCGGTGGTCAGTTCTCTGTTCCTGCTGTATTTCGCGGTCCTACCGGTAACGCAGGTATGTTGAGCTCGCAGCACAGTCAGTGTTTTGAAAACTGGTATGCTAACTGCCCGGGCTTAAAAGTGGTTGTTCCATCAAACCCTTATGACGCTAAAGGCTTATTAAAATCAGCTATAATTGACCCTGATCCGGTTATATTCATGGAATCGGAGTTAATGTATGGCGATAAAGGCGAAGTACCTGAAGAAGAATATTACATTGAAATAGGTAAAGCCGATGTAACCAAACAAGGTACCGATGTTACTTTAGTAGGTTTTGGCAAGATCATGAAAGTGGTTAACGCTGCCGCTGCCGAGCTTGAAAAGGAAGGCATCAGCGCAGAGGTTATCGACTTACGTACGGTACGCCCTATTGATTATCCGGCTATTATCGAATCGGTTAAGAAAACCAACCGTTTAGTATTGGTTGAAGAGAGCTGGCCATTAGGTTCAATTGCTACCGAAATTGCATTTAAAGTGCAAAAAGATGCATTTGATTACCTTGATGCTCCTATCCTGCGCATTATGGGTGGCGATGTGCCTCTTCCTTATGCACCAACTTTAATTCAGGAATACCTGCCAAATGCAGAGCGCGTAATTAAAGCTGTTAAAGAAGTAATGTACGTTAACAAGTAA
- a CDS encoding S8 family serine peptidase, which yields MNICKNPILAFAFCGSMLLSVNTYAQTMPVAAPAPPKNWHVMDLAADGQFGISLNKAYQVLKGKKSKTVVVATIDSGIDTAQADLKPILWVNTQEKAGNGKDDDGNGYIDDVHGWNFLGGPGGKCDFTETTEEVREFNRLKGKYLQLTEATAPDKKEFAYWQTVKVTYDSTIAQSSRQSLQYGQMMNVLMGTSGYIKRELKLPANGTFKMADLDKIKGTNDTLVQSKGVWSYIFAEEPNSSNADVLKDLGEALTKFNNDINPDLEARARIVQDDPNVWDSKPYGSNLIKFDDASHGTGVAGLIGAVRGNKYGIDGVADNVRIMAIKAVPNGDEYDKDIAKAIRYAVDNGAKIINMSFGKKLSPHKKWVDDAFKYAAEKDVLLVQAAGNDHQDVDAKPTYPNDTFEDGSGTDAANLICVGASSNKKDETLPGDFSNYGKNNVDVFAPGVKVTSVDKDAEFNTADGTSFASPITAGVAALLLEYYPNLSARQLKQIIMQSAKPLTGVMVKKPGTDERVDFATLSKTGGIVNAYEALQIAAKTKGERKK from the coding sequence ATGAACATTTGTAAAAACCCGATATTAGCATTTGCCTTTTGTGGCAGCATGCTCCTCAGCGTAAACACTTACGCGCAAACTATGCCGGTTGCGGCCCCTGCTCCACCCAAAAACTGGCACGTAATGGATTTAGCCGCCGATGGTCAATTTGGCATTAGCTTAAACAAGGCCTACCAGGTACTGAAAGGCAAAAAAAGCAAAACCGTAGTAGTTGCCACTATTGACAGTGGCATTGACACCGCCCAGGCCGACCTTAAACCCATACTTTGGGTAAATACCCAAGAAAAAGCAGGTAACGGCAAAGACGACGACGGCAACGGATATATTGACGATGTACATGGCTGGAACTTTTTAGGCGGCCCCGGCGGCAAATGCGACTTTACCGAAACTACCGAAGAGGTGCGTGAATTTAACCGTTTGAAAGGCAAATACCTGCAGTTAACCGAAGCCACCGCTCCCGATAAAAAGGAATTTGCCTACTGGCAAACTGTTAAAGTTACTTACGATTCAACCATTGCACAATCATCACGTCAAAGCCTACAATATGGCCAAATGATGAACGTATTGATGGGTACCAGTGGCTACATTAAACGCGAATTAAAATTGCCCGCGAACGGCACTTTTAAAATGGCCGATTTAGATAAAATAAAAGGCACTAATGATACCCTTGTACAAAGCAAAGGTGTTTGGAGTTACATATTTGCCGAAGAACCCAACTCGAGCAATGCAGATGTACTGAAAGACCTGGGCGAAGCTCTCACCAAGTTTAATAACGACATAAACCCCGATTTGGAAGCTCGTGCCCGCATTGTACAAGACGACCCCAATGTTTGGGATAGCAAACCCTATGGCAGCAATTTAATTAAGTTTGATGATGCATCGCACGGTACCGGAGTAGCAGGCCTGATAGGAGCAGTGCGGGGAAATAAATATGGTATTGACGGCGTGGCTGACAATGTGCGCATTATGGCTATCAAAGCCGTTCCAAACGGTGATGAGTACGATAAAGATATTGCCAAAGCCATACGCTATGCAGTTGATAACGGTGCTAAAATTATTAATATGAGTTTTGGCAAAAAGCTGTCGCCGCACAAAAAATGGGTTGACGATGCTTTTAAATACGCAGCCGAAAAAGATGTGCTTTTAGTACAAGCGGCAGGTAACGATCACCAGGATGTTGATGCCAAGCCAACATATCCAAATGATACTTTTGAAGACGGTTCAGGAACTGATGCTGCCAACCTGATATGTGTAGGTGCATCATCAAACAAAAAAGACGAAACCCTGCCGGGCGATTTTAGCAACTATGGCAAAAATAACGTCGATGTGTTTGCCCCCGGTGTAAAAGTAACTTCGGTTGATAAGGATGCTGAATTTAATACGGCCGATGGTACCAGCTTTGCATCGCCCATTACGGCCGGTGTTGCAGCCCTGTTGTTAGAGTATTATCCTAACCTTAGTGCTCGCCAGTTAAAGCAGATCATTATGCAATCGGCAAAACCGTTAACCGGAGTTATGGTTAAAAAACCGGGCACCGATGAGCGTGTTGATTTTGCTACTTTAAGTAAAACAGGCGGTATAGTAAACGCTTACGAGGCTTTACAAATTGCAGCTAAAACTAAAGGAGAACGTAAAAAATAA
- a CDS encoding superoxide dismutase family protein, whose amino-acid sequence MKNQTLLLSVLCISLAFTSCKSGGNKSNSDSTSADSSVKTVEETKHMDHAAMDTAMYDSAHADITATKPDTTVSGTAHFTRKDAEVELQLTLTIPKKANSTVAVHFHEHGDCGDMGKGAHGHWNPTKEDHGKWGAAPYHSGDIGNIKLDKDGKATFTVKTDRWTIGGPEKTNILNRSLIVHSGVDDYKTQPTGNSGSRIGCGVINKM is encoded by the coding sequence ATGAAAAATCAAACATTACTTTTAAGCGTATTGTGTATAAGCTTGGCCTTTACATCCTGTAAAAGCGGTGGCAACAAAAGCAATTCAGATTCAACCAGTGCCGATTCGTCAGTAAAAACTGTTGAAGAAACCAAGCACATGGACCATGCCGCTATGGACACGGCCATGTACGATTCTGCCCATGCAGATATTACTGCAACAAAGCCTGATACAACCGTAAGCGGTACAGCTCATTTTACCCGTAAAGATGCCGAAGTAGAGCTTCAACTTACCCTTACCATTCCTAAAAAAGCAAACTCAACTGTGGCTGTTCATTTTCATGAACATGGCGATTGCGGCGACATGGGTAAAGGTGCGCATGGTCACTGGAACCCAACCAAAGAAGATCATGGTAAATGGGGAGCAGCGCCATATCACTCAGGTGATATTGGCAATATCAAACTCGATAAAGATGGCAAAGCCACCTTTACTGTAAAAACCGACCGCTGGACTATTGGCGGTCCTGAAAAAACCAATATTCTTAACCGCTCACTCATCGTACACTCAGGTGTTGACGATTACAAAACCCAGCCTACCGGTAACTCGGGCAGCCGTATAGGTTGCGGAGTAATTAATAAAATGTAA
- a CDS encoding tetratricopeptide repeat protein has translation MKHCLKFILFLILIILAVSTFAQTAKDLIEEGLQLSNAKNYAAAIEKYKAALANDTANTTAKYQLAFALNATGKGVEALPYFKEVLKANSSTAVLQSSYTIMAGIYDRLGQAPNAISNYKLAIGLDSADYALHYGLGLAYFRNKQYSQAEQSAINAITLAPSQPANLRLYGLVTFHQNERASALLSLCRYLYLAPNGNRAEEAYSNVQSILQGGRLKLEAGVKPPKPGAESLELNQAITDAVKEVEKRRYFAPADKFTEQLQAIFAAIGSLAQKQTGNRFFRTQLAARFYKLSQSGHMPAFARYISQSQDKSAATWIASHGQVVEAMKKWTAEN, from the coding sequence ATGAAACATTGCCTGAAATTTATACTGTTTTTAATACTTATAATATTGGCTGTAAGCACATTTGCACAAACTGCGAAAGATCTGATTGAAGAAGGCTTACAACTTAGCAATGCAAAAAATTATGCAGCAGCTATTGAAAAGTATAAAGCAGCACTGGCAAATGATACCGCTAACACCACGGCTAAATATCAGTTGGCTTTTGCCTTAAATGCAACCGGTAAAGGCGTCGAAGCGTTGCCTTATTTTAAAGAAGTGTTAAAAGCAAACTCTTCAACTGCAGTTTTACAAAGTAGCTATACTATAATGGCCGGTATTTATGACCGCTTGGGCCAAGCACCTAATGCCATAAGCAATTATAAGTTGGCTATTGGATTAGACTCTGCTGATTATGCGCTGCATTACGGTTTGGGACTGGCATACTTTAGGAATAAACAATATTCGCAGGCTGAACAAAGCGCTATTAACGCCATAACACTGGCTCCATCCCAACCCGCCAATTTACGTTTGTATGGCCTGGTTACCTTTCATCAAAATGAACGCGCATCGGCATTGCTGAGCCTTTGCCGCTATTTATATCTCGCCCCCAACGGCAACCGTGCCGAGGAGGCGTACAGTAATGTACAAAGCATTTTGCAAGGCGGTAGGTTAAAATTAGAAGCCGGCGTAAAGCCCCCAAAGCCCGGCGCTGAAAGCCTGGAGCTTAACCAAGCCATTACCGATGCGGTTAAAGAGGTTGAAAAACGCCGTTATTTTGCACCTGCAGATAAGTTTACCGAACAACTGCAGGCCATTTTTGCCGCAATTGGCAGCCTTGCCCAAAAGCAAACCGGTAACCGGTTCTTCCGTACGCAATTGGCGGCACGGTTTTACAAGCTAAGCCAATCGGGACACATGCCAGCCTTTGCGCGGTACATCAGCCAAAGTCAGGATAAAAGTGCGGCCACGTGGATAGCATCGCACGGGCAAGTTGTTGAGGCTATGAAGAAGTGGACGGCCGAGAATTAA
- a CDS encoding response regulator: MSDVKDNIDVLVITAMLCSFTIVVCFLIVLYRKQSDALRQKKANQAKSVFLATMSHEIRTPMNGVLGMAALLKETELTTEQREFTQSIIQSGEALLSVINDILDFSKIESGKMEMDFHEFNLRNCVEEVLDLFATKLAKGPVELFYNIDSNIPKQVIGDSNRLRQVLINLIGNAAKFTQQGEIALNIGLLHQNNGSVEIGFAVTDTGIGISPEKLPQLFGEFSQAESSTARKYGGSGLGLLISKRLVNLMGGDIGVTSKPGVGSTFQFSIQCKNGRQTDDALDMSVIAGKSVLLINHNIQLLKSIELRLKEWKFKTIAALGATEAEQLLANRDKLDLCIVDCNLPQADQIKLSALIGARFGQVPIILLVKAGNDVYKSNQLPFTGTLTRPIKQSHLVRELLAAFKQEQLHGALKPDAVLREEFALLYPLNILVAEDNQINQMVILKVLKRLGYKPQLANNGKEAVSMMGEPNFDLILMDIQMPEMDGLEATRYIRKHHAHQPHIIAMTANAMVEDREECYNAGMNNYLTKPIKIDSLITALEQVKTLQ, from the coding sequence ATGAGCGACGTAAAAGACAATATTGATGTACTGGTTATAACAGCAATGCTGTGCTCGTTCACCATTGTTGTTTGTTTTCTGATCGTGTTATATCGCAAGCAGTCGGATGCCTTGCGCCAAAAAAAAGCCAATCAGGCCAAAAGTGTTTTTTTAGCCACTATGAGCCACGAAATACGCACCCCAATGAACGGCGTATTGGGCATGGCTGCCCTTCTCAAAGAAACAGAACTTACTACCGAACAACGGGAGTTTACCCAATCCATCATTCAAAGTGGCGAGGCATTGTTGAGCGTGATCAATGATATTCTCGACTTTTCCAAAATTGAATCGGGAAAGATGGAAATGGACTTTCATGAATTCAATTTGCGTAACTGCGTAGAGGAAGTGCTTGATTTATTTGCCACCAAATTGGCGAAGGGGCCGGTTGAATTATTCTATAATATTGACAGCAATATTCCCAAACAGGTTATTGGCGATAGTAATCGCTTGCGCCAGGTGCTCATAAACTTAATTGGCAATGCAGCCAAGTTTACCCAGCAAGGCGAAATTGCACTAAATATTGGTCTTTTACATCAAAACAACGGCAGTGTTGAGATAGGGTTTGCTGTAACCGACACCGGCATTGGTATATCGCCCGAGAAACTACCTCAATTATTTGGCGAGTTCTCCCAGGCCGAATCATCAACGGCGCGTAAATATGGTGGTTCGGGGTTGGGCTTACTCATTAGTAAGCGATTGGTAAACTTGATGGGGGGCGATATTGGCGTGACCAGTAAACCCGGCGTAGGGTCAACGTTTCAATTTTCAATACAGTGCAAAAATGGCCGGCAAACCGATGATGCTCTTGATATGAGCGTTATTGCCGGTAAATCGGTATTGCTTATTAACCATAATATTCAATTGCTTAAATCAATTGAATTACGGTTAAAAGAATGGAAGTTTAAAACTATAGCTGCGTTAGGGGCTACCGAAGCGGAGCAATTACTGGCGAATAGAGATAAACTCGATTTGTGCATTGTAGATTGTAACCTTCCGCAGGCCGACCAGATTAAACTTTCGGCATTGATCGGTGCTCGCTTTGGTCAGGTTCCAATTATATTGTTGGTTAAAGCAGGAAATGATGTTTATAAAAGCAACCAACTACCATTTACGGGTACGCTAACACGGCCAATCAAACAAAGTCACCTTGTGCGCGAGTTATTAGCCGCTTTTAAACAGGAACAATTACATGGAGCTCTTAAACCCGACGCGGTATTAAGGGAGGAGTTTGCCTTACTTTACCCACTTAATATTTTGGTAGCCGAAGATAACCAGATAAACCAGATGGTTATTTTAAAGGTATTGAAACGACTTGGCTATAAGCCTCAGCTGGCCAATAATGGCAAGGAAGCCGTTAGTATGATGGGCGAACCCAATTTTGATTTAATTTTAATGGATATACAAATGCCCGAAATGGATGGGTTAGAAGCTACTCGCTATATTCGAAAACATCATGCACATCAGCCCCATATTATAGCCATGACCGCCAATGCTATGGTTGAAGACCGTGAGGAATGTTATAATGCCGGGATGAATAACTACCTCACCAAGCCCATAAAAATCGATTCGTTGATTACTGCTTTGGAGCAGGTGAAGACGCTGCAGTAA